A stretch of DNA from Lysinibacillus sp. B2A1:
CACAATTGTTTGAAAGATATGATATTACAGATGTTATTCATTTCGCTGCTGAGTCACATGTAGATAACTCCATAAAAAATCCATCTATTTTTGCAGAAACAAATGTAATGGGGACATTAAATTTATTAGAGGTTGCAAGAAATAATTGGATGATTGAGCCATTTAATTATAAAGAAGAAAAAATAAACTCTAGATTTCATCATATTTCAACGGATGAGGTTTATGGAACATTAGGAGCAACGGGTTATTTTACTGAATGTACATCTTATGCTCCAAACAGTCCATACAGTGCAAGTAAAGCATCCTCAGATATGTTAGTAAGAAGCTATTTTCATACGTATGGATTAAAGGTCGTAACAACCAATTGCTCCAATAACTATGGTCCAAAACAACATGATGAGAAACTTATTCCTACATTAATTCGCAATGCGATACAAGGTAATATTTTGCCTATTTATGGAAATGGTGAAAATATACGTGATTGGCTCTATGTACAGGATCATTGTACAGGTATAGATAGAGTGTTCCATCAAGGCAATGCAGGAGAAACCTATTTAATTGGCGGCCATAACGAAAAAACCAATATTGAGATAGCTTATATTATTTGTGATTATTTAGATCAACGATTACCAAAAGTAGAGAGCTATCGCCAACAAATACAATTTGTTGAGGATCGACATGG
This window harbors:
- the rfbB gene encoding dTDP-glucose 4,6-dehydratase, with product MKKNILVSGGLGFIGSNFIQYMNDHYQDYNIINVDSMTYAADEKNIDSLSVPENYEFIKGDIRDKELLTQLFERYDITDVIHFAAESHVDNSIKNPSIFAETNVMGTLNLLEVARNNWMIEPFNYKEEKINSRFHHISTDEVYGTLGATGYFTECTSYAPNSPYSASKASSDMLVRSYFHTYGLKVVTTNCSNNYGPKQHDEKLIPTLIRNAIQGNILPIYGNGENIRDWLYVQDHCTGIDRVFHQGNAGETYLIGGHNEKTNIEIAYIICDYLDQRLPKVESYRQQIQFVEDRHGHDFRYAIDSSKIQHELDWQPQETFATGIVKTIEWYIAKYMKKDLSE